Proteins co-encoded in one Bradyrhizobium sp. 170 genomic window:
- a CDS encoding LysM peptidoglycan-binding domain-containing protein: MQVPPGQASLTINWHNESATVPCQFNPTELQIEKSAQLAEIGIPGLAAPIQQFVRGQAAVLTADLFFDTSDQGTGQKSTAVTTLTDPIFAALLIDPELHVPPTVIFRWGKGFPTSSVPSQVKGQARNSFRGVVVSVRQNFTFFSRFGVPLRAKLHLTLREYFPLRDQLRDLKLASPDRTHGHVLRRDETLARLAVTQYGKSSEWRRIADANRIGDPRRLQPGKRLVLPSVPVSGGAS; the protein is encoded by the coding sequence ATGCAAGTACCTCCGGGACAGGCTTCGCTGACGATCAACTGGCACAACGAGAGTGCGACAGTTCCGTGCCAGTTCAATCCGACGGAACTGCAGATCGAAAAATCAGCGCAACTGGCCGAGATCGGCATTCCCGGCCTTGCTGCGCCGATCCAGCAATTCGTGCGCGGTCAAGCGGCTGTCCTCACCGCGGACCTCTTCTTCGATACTTCCGACCAGGGCACGGGCCAGAAGAGCACGGCGGTGACGACGCTGACGGACCCGATATTTGCCGCCTTGCTCATCGACCCGGAACTGCACGTGCCACCGACCGTAATCTTCCGCTGGGGCAAAGGCTTCCCGACCAGCAGCGTTCCCTCCCAGGTCAAGGGCCAGGCGCGGAATTCATTTCGCGGAGTCGTGGTCAGCGTCCGGCAGAATTTTACGTTCTTCTCGCGCTTCGGCGTGCCGCTGCGGGCCAAGCTGCACCTGACCTTGCGCGAGTATTTTCCGCTGCGCGACCAGCTTCGCGACCTCAAGCTCGCTTCCCCCGACCGCACCCACGGCCACGTTCTCAGGCGTGACGAAACGCTTGCCCGGCTCGCAGTCACGCAATACGGCAAGTCGAGCGAATGGCGCCGCATCGCCGACGCCAACCGGATCGGCGATCCGCGACGGCTGCAGCCCGGCAAACGTCTCGTGCTGCCCTCGGTCCCGGTTTCGGGAGGCGCATCATGA
- a CDS encoding phage tail protein, with amino-acid sequence MTKRRDPLMSFNFTVSLLPSPDSGNGAAVGTMVLTTSGIRATAGFSEASGLEMRMQVEEYSAGGLNGTVLKFPGRVSWSNIVLKRGVVARLDPLDKSDLWTWFKGYLDGKGQRRDGVITLNDNSHQARRAWAFRRGLPLRWVGPSFDATRNAVAVETLEIAHEGITDISAGTSIGGAVADVLGKIF; translated from the coding sequence ATGACCAAGCGCCGCGACCCGTTGATGAGCTTCAACTTCACCGTCTCGCTGCTGCCGAGCCCGGACAGCGGCAATGGCGCCGCGGTCGGCACGATGGTGCTCACGACCTCCGGCATCCGCGCGACCGCCGGGTTCAGCGAGGCCAGCGGGCTCGAGATGCGGATGCAGGTCGAGGAATACTCCGCCGGCGGGCTCAACGGCACGGTGCTCAAATTTCCCGGCCGGGTGAGTTGGTCGAACATCGTGCTGAAGCGCGGCGTGGTCGCAAGGCTCGATCCGCTCGACAAGAGCGACCTGTGGACCTGGTTCAAGGGCTATCTCGACGGCAAGGGCCAGCGCCGCGACGGCGTCATCACGCTCAATGACAATTCCCATCAGGCCAGGCGCGCCTGGGCGTTCCGGCGCGGCCTGCCGCTGCGCTGGGTCGGCCCGAGCTTCGACGCGACGCGCAATGCGGTCGCGGTGGAGACGCTTGAAATCGCCCATGAGGGCATCACCGACATCAGCGCCGGCACCAGCATCGGCGGCGCGGTCGCCGACGTGCTCGGCAAGATATTCTGA
- a CDS encoding putative baseplate assembly protein codes for MPLADYVPRLDNRNFDDLVEEARARVPRYTSELTDFNPGDPAFALIELNAWMTDLLLYRLGRVSELHYLKFLELVGIELKPALPASTVIVIPVQATFGGQSVIVPARTAVSSAEPDDKGPIVFETSRAFTAINARLAALQVNDGFSIFDRTPVNMPSGAGFAPFGDLAAEGASLMFGLDSNVALPGDAELSIGVFAAASATGGVTQCGDSTIYRPGKIAFEAWSGLSWLPMTTLSDDTNGFTRTGTIRVRLPKAGSMPRAAFGSVTTKLFYTRARLVLADYDQPPRLTYVALNAVPALQAETLEYEILGGSDGSPDQVFRLANVPVLEGSLVIEVDEGDDAGFTAWTEVEDFYGVDARAKVYVLDRANGEVRFGSEQALIGGRIPAANRLLARANIRARIYRFGGGQRGNLPAGQISVLMNVLPGLDAGAVTNPVASAGGADEETIDEIIERAPRSLKARDRAVTSEDFEQFAKDAGPVRRAKTFALAHPQFPGIEVPGVVTLVIVPDSDAPAPRPSEALRLAVCANLQKYRLIGTELYVTGPDYARLALAITAVAEPSADPAEVKQAIENAARAFLHPLTGGVRSTGWPFGGPVHYGELYQAIAVPGVQRLDDIALTLEGIEIEPCKSATIGPTSLIELVDITVEVTNEADAGDGP; via the coding sequence ATGCCTCTCGCGGATTATGTGCCAAGGCTCGACAACCGAAATTTCGACGACCTCGTCGAGGAAGCCCGCGCCCGCGTACCGCGCTATACGTCCGAACTGACCGATTTCAACCCGGGCGATCCGGCGTTCGCGCTGATCGAACTCAACGCCTGGATGACCGATCTGTTGCTCTACCGGCTCGGACGGGTGAGCGAACTGCACTATCTGAAATTCCTTGAACTCGTCGGCATCGAGCTGAAGCCGGCACTACCGGCTTCGACGGTCATCGTCATTCCGGTGCAGGCGACCTTCGGCGGCCAGAGCGTGATCGTGCCGGCACGAACCGCGGTGTCGAGCGCCGAGCCCGACGACAAGGGTCCGATCGTCTTCGAGACCAGCCGCGCGTTCACCGCGATCAATGCGCGGCTTGCGGCGCTGCAGGTCAATGACGGCTTCTCGATCTTCGATCGCACCCCGGTCAACATGCCCTCAGGCGCGGGGTTTGCGCCGTTCGGCGACCTCGCCGCGGAAGGCGCAAGCCTGATGTTCGGGCTCGACAGCAATGTTGCGCTACCGGGAGATGCCGAACTGAGCATCGGCGTGTTCGCGGCGGCATCCGCGACCGGCGGCGTCACGCAATGCGGCGACAGCACGATTTATCGTCCCGGCAAAATCGCCTTCGAAGCCTGGTCCGGCCTGTCCTGGCTGCCGATGACGACATTGTCCGACGACACCAACGGGTTCACCCGCACAGGCACTATCCGCGTGCGCCTGCCGAAGGCCGGATCGATGCCGCGCGCGGCGTTCGGATCGGTGACCACAAAACTCTTCTACACTCGCGCGCGTCTTGTACTCGCCGATTATGACCAGCCGCCGCGGCTCACCTATGTCGCGCTCAACGCGGTGCCGGCGTTGCAGGCGGAGACGCTGGAATATGAAATCCTCGGCGGCAGCGACGGTTCGCCCGATCAGGTTTTCCGTCTGGCGAATGTGCCGGTTCTCGAAGGCTCTCTCGTGATCGAGGTCGATGAAGGCGACGATGCGGGTTTCACCGCCTGGACCGAGGTCGAGGATTTCTATGGCGTCGATGCCCGAGCCAAGGTCTACGTGCTGGACCGCGCCAATGGCGAGGTGCGGTTCGGCTCCGAACAGGCGCTGATCGGCGGGCGCATCCCGGCCGCCAACCGCCTGCTTGCACGCGCCAACATAAGGGCAAGGATTTATCGCTTCGGCGGCGGCCAGCGCGGAAATCTCCCCGCAGGCCAGATCTCCGTGCTGATGAACGTGCTGCCGGGACTCGATGCCGGCGCGGTCACCAATCCGGTGGCTTCGGCCGGCGGCGCCGATGAAGAAACCATCGACGAGATCATCGAGCGTGCCCCGCGCTCGCTCAAGGCGCGCGATCGCGCCGTGACGTCAGAGGATTTCGAGCAATTCGCAAAGGACGCAGGCCCGGTCCGGCGCGCCAAGACATTTGCGCTCGCCCATCCGCAATTCCCGGGAATTGAAGTTCCGGGCGTGGTCACGCTGGTGATCGTGCCGGACAGCGATGCGCCCGCGCCGCGGCCGAGCGAAGCCCTGCGCCTCGCGGTGTGCGCCAATCTGCAGAAGTATCGCCTGATCGGTACCGAGCTCTACGTCACCGGTCCTGATTACGCCAGGCTCGCGCTCGCGATCACAGCCGTGGCCGAACCGAGCGCCGACCCGGCGGAAGTCAAGCAGGCGATCGAGAACGCCGCGCGGGCCTTCCTGCACCCGCTGACCGGCGGCGTGCGCAGCACCGGCTGGCCGTTCGGCGGACCGGTGCATTACGGCGAACTGTATCAGGCCATCGCCGTTCCCGGCGTCCAGCGTCTCGACGACATTGCCTTGACGCTGGAAGGAATCGAAATCGAGCCGTGCAAGTCCGCGACGATCGGCCCGACCTCGCTGATCGAGCTCGTCGACATCACGGTCGAAGTCACGAATGAAGCCGACGCGGGAGATGGGCCATGA
- a CDS encoding GPW/gp25 family protein yields the protein MSLLARPLPPARAYLGKGLAFPLAIGANGRLARASGEAKVEQSIALILSTAPGERVMRQDLGCAIHDMVFAPNDPSNVVRITEAVHHALADQEPRIVVLDVNAEQDISHPSLVVIRVDYRVHGNNTIANLVYPFFIREGI from the coding sequence ATGAGCCTCCTCGCGCGCCCGCTCCCGCCCGCCCGCGCCTATCTCGGCAAGGGTTTGGCTTTTCCGCTCGCCATCGGGGCCAATGGCCGTCTGGCGCGCGCCTCGGGCGAGGCCAAGGTCGAGCAGTCGATTGCGCTGATCCTGTCGACCGCGCCGGGCGAGCGGGTGATGCGGCAGGATCTCGGCTGCGCCATCCACGACATGGTGTTCGCGCCGAACGACCCGTCGAACGTCGTTCGTATCACCGAGGCGGTGCACCACGCGCTCGCCGATCAGGAACCGAGGATCGTCGTGCTCGACGTCAATGCCGAGCAGGACATTTCCCATCCTTCGCTGGTCGTGATCCGGGTCGATTACCGCGTGCATGGCAACAACACGATCGCCAATCTCGTCTATCCGTTCTTCATCCGGGAGGGAATCTGA
- a CDS encoding contractile injection system protein, VgrG/Pvc8 family: MSAFTPLADVADSRGYGDMFAPAFEIRVEGVGLPHDVVRDVVEVTYTDSLTEIDRFDVTVSNWDDNKRQFKFHGSESEADAADPNASRHLFTIFEPSAKTAELYLGYAGKLRQMMRGRFATVEPIFPSSGKPTLTASALNVLQRLRRKPYSSAWPNKKPSEIAAGIAELRDGNAKRFPLPVDVDPGAASNEDPIPYIAQAAQHDIDFLLNLARQYGYEVELRLKEKPDGSTEERLWFGRPARAPEPVDISLRWGATLVDFKPALTTANQIKSVTVRGWDRKRQKAIEEKIAFDSPKLKAQNPDLAKVIERIEPREDIVVDLPVASPAEARERAIAIMRDRNANMIKARGTTIGMPDLRAGRRIEITGLGGRFSGQYLLTRTDHTLGEGGYLTRFECRREHFPAGVS; encoded by the coding sequence ATGAGTGCGTTCACCCCACTGGCCGATGTTGCCGACAGCCGTGGCTATGGCGACATGTTCGCCCCGGCCTTCGAGATCCGCGTCGAAGGCGTCGGCCTGCCGCATGACGTCGTTCGCGACGTGGTCGAGGTGACCTATACCGACAGCCTGACGGAGATCGATCGCTTCGACGTCACGGTCTCGAACTGGGACGACAACAAACGTCAGTTCAAGTTTCACGGCTCGGAAAGCGAAGCGGACGCCGCCGATCCAAATGCCTCTCGCCATCTGTTCACGATTTTCGAGCCGAGCGCCAAGACCGCCGAACTTTATCTCGGCTATGCCGGCAAGCTTCGCCAGATGATGCGCGGGCGATTTGCCACCGTCGAACCGATCTTCCCATCCTCGGGCAAGCCGACGCTGACGGCGTCGGCGCTCAACGTTCTGCAGCGGCTGCGCCGCAAGCCCTATTCGAGCGCGTGGCCCAACAAGAAGCCAAGCGAGATCGCGGCCGGCATCGCCGAACTTCGCGACGGCAATGCCAAGCGCTTCCCGCTTCCCGTCGATGTCGATCCCGGCGCGGCCTCGAACGAGGACCCGATCCCCTATATCGCGCAGGCCGCGCAACACGACATCGACTTCCTGCTCAATCTCGCCCGCCAGTATGGCTACGAGGTCGAACTGCGGCTCAAGGAAAAGCCGGACGGATCGACCGAAGAGCGGCTCTGGTTTGGACGGCCTGCGCGTGCGCCCGAGCCGGTCGATATCTCGCTGCGCTGGGGCGCGACGCTGGTCGATTTCAAGCCGGCCCTCACCACCGCAAACCAGATCAAATCGGTCACGGTGCGCGGCTGGGACCGCAAGCGGCAGAAGGCGATCGAGGAAAAGATCGCCTTCGATTCTCCCAAGCTCAAGGCGCAGAATCCGGACCTTGCCAAGGTGATCGAGCGGATCGAGCCGCGCGAGGACATCGTCGTCGACCTGCCGGTGGCGTCTCCCGCCGAAGCGCGGGAACGCGCGATCGCGATCATGCGCGATCGCAACGCCAACATGATCAAGGCGCGCGGTACGACGATCGGCATGCCCGATCTTCGGGCCGGGCGGCGGATTGAGATCACAGGCCTCGGCGGCCGGTTCTCCGGTCAGTATCTCCTGACCAGGACCGACCACACGCTCGGAGAGGGCGGTTACCTCACCCGTTTCGAGTGCCGGCGCGAGCATTTTCCGGCGGGAGTATCGTGA
- a CDS encoding phage baseplate assembly protein V, which yields MRPGDMQGIAIGIVEEVGKDENAGYVKLRFPWLEASYITEWVSFLQNGAGPNRGVFFMPERDDEVIVGFLHGEFSRPMVLGAAYNPRHLAPATDPRQRMMQSLNGHSISFVDSTVNGGDKGALIIQDGHGNKITMSNGYVRIESTAVLELSAPQIVLSGPGWTRPVIQYKQPV from the coding sequence ATGCGTCCCGGAGACATGCAAGGCATTGCCATTGGCATCGTCGAGGAAGTCGGCAAGGACGAGAACGCAGGCTATGTGAAGCTGCGCTTTCCATGGCTCGAAGCCAGCTACATCACCGAATGGGTTTCGTTCCTGCAGAACGGCGCCGGGCCGAACCGCGGCGTGTTCTTCATGCCGGAGAGAGACGACGAAGTCATCGTCGGCTTCCTGCACGGCGAGTTCAGCCGGCCGATGGTGCTCGGCGCCGCCTACAATCCGCGTCATCTCGCGCCGGCCACCGACCCGAGGCAGCGGATGATGCAATCGCTCAACGGGCACAGCATCAGCTTCGTCGATTCGACGGTGAACGGCGGCGACAAGGGCGCGCTGATCATCCAGGACGGCCACGGCAACAAGATCACGATGTCGAACGGATATGTGCGGATCGAATCGACCGCCGTGCTCGAACTCTCCGCGCCGCAGATCGTGCTGAGCGGCCCGGGCTGGACCAGGCCCGTCATCCAGTACAAGCAACCGGTTTGA